The genomic window ACCGACATTTGTTGCAGGTGCGGGTTTATCTGATGCACAAAAAGCAGAAACAATGTCCATTTTAGGAATCACAGCAGATAATGTAAACACACAGACAGCTACAGGAGCTGACTTAATCAAGTATCTAGGTTCTGGCAGCGGGGATGATTCAGCGATGTTGAGTTCGGTCGTTGTTACAAGAAAGAATGAAGGGGCTGGAATCACTGTAGATATCGTGACACCGGAAAATATTACATTGATCACAGCGGATCAGTATAAAAATCCTCTGGTAACAGCCGGGATCAGCGATGCTTCAATTAAGGTCGGTAGTGTGGTACGAGTAACGGGTGAGAGTGCTCTGACTGGTGTGTATAAAGCGTTTGAAGCGAATGGTGATGCAATTGATTCTGACCGTGCCCAACTCGCACAAACAGAATTAACGACAACAACCGATGTTGCAAACGAAATCACTCAGGAAGCAGCAGAAAATAATTCAGATATGACAGAAGAAGAAAAACAGGCAGCGAATGAAGCCTATCAAACACAGCTGAACCAAGCATTAGTTGATATCAAGAAAGAGCTGGCTGATTTAAAGGAACAGAAGGGTGATTCTGTTACCGCAGCAGAAGTAGAAGAGGTCGTAAATAATGCGATAAAAAATAATGATTTGTCTCAATATATTTCCCAAGACAGTATCAATCAACTGATTTCATTGGCTCAACAATATCTTGATACTGAAGGTGTGTTGTCCAAGGAATC from Enterococcus sp. 9E7_DIV0242 includes these protein-coding regions:
- a CDS encoding DUF1002 domain-containing protein, which gives rise to MKIKNAALAMTAMLTIGITGMILPVTVHADNTDAVIDERWGKPTFVAGAGLSDAQKAETMSILGITADNVNTQTATGADLIKYLGSGSGDDSAMLSSVVVTRKNEGAGITVDIVTPENITLITADQYKNPLVTAGISDASIKVGSVVRVTGESALTGVYKAFEANGDAIDSDRAQLAQTELTTTTDVANEITQEAAENNSDMTEEEKQAANEAYQTQLNQALVDIKKELADLKEQKGDSVTAAEVEEVVNNAIKNNDLSQYISQDSINQLISLAQQYLDTEGVLSKESMAQLDKISEGFQNTLNSIGDKFGDLTNAVKANEGFFQGLWNSITDFFGNLFK